In Eptesicus fuscus isolate TK198812 chromosome 23, DD_ASM_mEF_20220401, whole genome shotgun sequence, one genomic interval encodes:
- the ZNF664 gene encoding zinc finger protein 664, giving the protein MIYKCPMCREFFSERADLFMHQKVHSAEKPHKCDKCDKGFFHISELHVHWRDHTGEKVYKCEDCGKDFSTTTKLNRHKKIHTVEKPYKCYECGKAFNWSSHLQIHMRVHTGEKPYVCSECGRGFSNSSNLCMHQRVHTGEKPFKCEECGKAFRHTSSLCMHQRVHTGEKPYKCYECGKAFSQSSSLCIHQRVHTGEKPYRCCGCGKAFSQSSSLCIHQRVHTGEKPFKCDECGKAFSQSTSLCIHQRVHTKERNHLKISVI; this is encoded by the coding sequence ATGATCTACAAGTGCCCCATGTGCAGGGAGTTCTTCTCTGAGAGAGCAGACCTTTTCATGCACCAGAAGGTCCACTCTGCCGAGAAGCCCCATAAGTGCGACAAGTGCGACAAGGGCTTCTTTCACATATCAGAGCTCCACGTTCACTGGAGAGACCACACGGGGGAGAAGGTCTATAAGTGCGAGGACTGCGGGAAGGATTTCAGCACCACAACGAAACTGAACAGACACAAGAAAATCCACACGGTAGAAAAGCCCTATAAATGTTATGAGTGTGGCAAAGCCTTCAATTGGAGCTCACACCTCCAGATTCACATGAGAGTTCATACAGGCGAGAAACCCTATGTCTGCAGCGAGTGCGGGAGGGGCTTTAGTAACAGTTCAAACCTGTGCATGCACCAGAGAGTCCACACCGGAGAGAAGCCCTTCAAATGCGAGGAGTGCGGGAAGGCCTTTCGGCACACTTCCAGCCTCTGCATGCATCAGAGGGTCCACACGGGGGAGAAGCCCTATAAGTGTTAtgagtgtgggaaggccttcagccAGAGCTCCAGCCTCTGCATCCACCAGAGAGTGCACACTGGGGAGAAGCCCTACAGGTGCTGTgggtgtgggaaggccttcagccAGAGCTCCAGCCTCTGCATCCACCAGAGAGTGCACACTGGGGAGAAGCCTTTTAAATGCGAtgagtgtgggaaggccttcagccAGAGCACCAGCCTCTGCATCCACCAGAGAGTGCACACAAAGGAGAGAAACCATCTCAAAATATCAGTCATATAA